The following are encoded together in the Gemmatimonadales bacterium genome:
- a CDS encoding flagellar basal body P-ring protein FlgI, with protein sequence MISTRRRAIRRASVLLILFGLIAGLDSSAAAQQEARIGDLTVRQGVVPRRLVGYGLVVGLDGTGDRSFGTGSSSTMTVRSVVNLLRRFNIEVPPEQLRLRNVAAVLITAELSPYLRPGGRFEVQVAAMGDATSLRGGVLWISPLVADPNQPPLATAQGAIVVPTDGSGRISTRQGNAGRIADGGVLEVDQPVVAFAGEPRLALRQPDLRTATRIAAAIAAAFGAGTARAEDPGSILLNPGAERADSLSAWLAAVDTLTVTLSESPRIVIDGRDGTVVVGGEIRLGAATVSHRGITVQVGGEPAAAPAGEAATGGGSGAGLVRANPGSSVQTLVAGLHAAGARPPEVAAIFEALRAAGAVRADVIVR encoded by the coding sequence ATGATCTCGACTCGCCGCCGCGCGATCCGTCGCGCCAGTGTCTTGCTGATCCTGTTCGGGCTGATTGCCGGACTGGACTCTTCCGCCGCTGCGCAGCAAGAAGCGCGGATCGGCGATCTCACCGTTCGGCAGGGTGTCGTGCCACGCCGTCTGGTCGGCTACGGCCTGGTCGTCGGTCTGGACGGTACCGGCGACCGAAGCTTCGGAACCGGAAGCTCCTCGACGATGACCGTGCGCTCGGTTGTGAATCTGCTCCGCCGCTTCAATATCGAGGTGCCGCCGGAACAGCTCCGGCTGCGCAACGTAGCGGCCGTGCTGATTACGGCAGAACTCTCGCCCTACCTTCGCCCGGGCGGTCGCTTCGAGGTGCAGGTTGCCGCGATGGGCGACGCGACCTCACTGCGCGGCGGAGTGCTTTGGATCTCGCCGCTCGTTGCCGATCCCAACCAGCCGCCGCTTGCCACAGCCCAGGGCGCCATCGTCGTTCCGACCGATGGCAGCGGCCGCATCAGCACCCGGCAGGGGAATGCGGGCCGAATTGCCGATGGTGGCGTGCTCGAGGTCGATCAGCCGGTCGTGGCCTTCGCGGGCGAGCCCCGCCTGGCGCTGCGGCAGCCCGACCTGCGCACGGCCACCAGGATTGCGGCCGCGATTGCTGCCGCGTTCGGAGCCGGCACGGCACGGGCTGAAGATCCTGGCAGCATCCTGCTCAACCCTGGAGCCGAACGTGCCGATAGTCTGAGTGCGTGGCTCGCGGCCGTGGATACCTTGACGGTCACCCTGTCCGAATCGCCGCGCATCGTGATCGACGGTCGCGACGGCACCGTGGTCGTGGGGGGCGAGATCCGGCTGGGTGCAGCGACGGTCAGCCATCGCGGCATCACCGTGCAGGTTGGTGGTGAGCCTGCAGCCGCTCCCGCAGGCGAAGCCGCAACTGGCGGTGGCAGCGGAGCCGGCCTGGTTCGCGCCAATCCTGGATCGAGCGTGCAGACGCTCGTTGCCGGGCTGCATGCGGCCGGCGCCCGCCCGCCCGAAGTGGCCGCGATCTTCGAGGCACTTCGCGCCGCCGGCGCTGTTCGGGCTGATGTGATTGTCCGATGA
- a CDS encoding flagellar basal body L-ring protein FlgH: MRLLTAAGLLAVITGNLAAQDPPPAADTATRLAAVPAAMTTQRAGWFSDRFPLRAGDLLTIVVDEATAASERVSTRASADRGQRAKLGIGIDPANRLGPAKDFSTGLESSSSDVGESGRRGQLTAVLTVRVLSIDANGIAAIEGSKNVVVDGRTQQVQLKGLVRAEDVSSRNLVSSSRIADAVITYNGKKIGPRSGILGKILSILWP, encoded by the coding sequence ATGCGATTGCTGACAGCTGCCGGCCTGCTGGCCGTCATCACCGGGAATCTTGCTGCGCAGGACCCGCCGCCTGCCGCCGATACGGCAACGCGGCTTGCCGCCGTGCCGGCCGCCATGACCACCCAGCGCGCAGGCTGGTTTTCCGACCGGTTCCCGCTCCGTGCCGGCGACCTGCTGACGATTGTGGTCGATGAAGCGACCGCGGCCAGCGAGCGGGTCTCGACCCGCGCCTCCGCCGACCGCGGTCAGCGCGCCAAGCTCGGAATCGGGATCGATCCGGCCAATCGACTGGGTCCGGCCAAGGACTTTTCGACCGGTCTCGAATCCTCGTCGAGCGATGTCGGTGAAAGCGGCCGACGCGGCCAGCTGACCGCCGTGCTCACCGTCCGCGTGCTGTCGATCGACGCCAACGGAATCGCCGCCATCGAGGGCTCCAAGAACGTCGTGGTCGACGGCCGGACCCAGCAGGTGCAACTCAAGGGGCTGGTGCGCGCCGAGGATGTCTCGTCCCGCAATCTGGTGTCGTCGTCGCGAATTGCCGATGCCGTAATCACCTATAACGGGAAGAAGATCGGGCCGCGCAGCGGTATCCTCGGCAAGATCCTCTCGATTCTCTGGCCATGA
- the flgA gene encoding flagellar basal body P-ring formation protein FlgA: MIWFGSLLLTLAAASGDSVPDGIAGRVRAVLASDWKVPADRVVLSWGRVASRAALPDSAPVRVLGSGRDGRYVVAIRLPAGEAAVSVRAGVADSVWVVTRPVSTGQRLAAADLAREERAVWGPPASDSGGTPIGWETRRNLAAGDLASGANVAEPAVIEPGDRIDFVWEQEGFRIVREAVAATRARRGERVVGRDLEGRQQLTGTATGPGTARLEGKGRR, from the coding sequence ATGATCTGGTTCGGTAGTCTCCTGCTGACGCTCGCCGCGGCCTCGGGCGACTCCGTGCCCGACGGTATTGCGGGGCGGGTGCGCGCCGTGCTCGCGTCTGACTGGAAGGTTCCCGCGGATCGCGTCGTGCTCAGCTGGGGGCGGGTGGCCTCGCGCGCGGCGCTGCCGGATTCCGCGCCCGTCAGGGTGCTCGGCAGCGGACGGGATGGTCGCTACGTCGTGGCGATCCGGCTTCCAGCAGGCGAGGCGGCCGTCTCGGTGCGTGCCGGGGTTGCCGACTCGGTCTGGGTCGTGACGCGACCGGTGTCCACCGGCCAGCGGCTTGCTGCTGCCGACCTGGCGCGAGAGGAGCGCGCCGTGTGGGGGCCGCCAGCTTCGGACAGCGGCGGGACACCCATCGGATGGGAAACCCGCCGCAATCTCGCCGCGGGCGACCTGGCCTCCGGGGCCAACGTTGCCGAGCCGGCGGTCATCGAGCCCGGCGATCGCATCGATTTCGTCTGGGAACAGGAGGGCTTCCGGATCGTTCGTGAAGCGGTGGCCGCTACCCGCGCTCGGCGCGGTGAGCGGGTCGTCGGGCGCGATCTGGAAGGACGCCAACAACTCACCGGTACCGCAACGGGGCCGGGGACCGCTCGTTTGGAAGGGAAGGGACGTCGCTGA
- the flgG gene encoding flagellar basal-body rod protein FlgG produces MNPALRTAASGMIAQQRAIDVIANNLANVNTTAFKRSRASFEDVLYETLQGESLVNYQSAETVGPIQVGKGVRVANVLRLHQQGTLAETGRPFDLGIEGDGFFQVQRPDGSLGYTRDGSFTLSSTGAMITSAGYLLQPGVTIPADATEVTISANGIVSVRTGEAGAMPVEVGRIELARFTNVTGLESLGENLYGETVASGQPVLGQAQEGGFGRIVQGSLEASNVEIVLEMTDMIAAQRAYEINSKAIRATDDMMQITNDLVR; encoded by the coding sequence ATGAATCCCGCACTACGGACCGCCGCGAGCGGCATGATTGCCCAGCAGCGCGCCATCGACGTGATTGCCAACAACCTGGCCAACGTCAACACGACTGCGTTCAAACGGAGCCGCGCCTCCTTCGAAGACGTGCTCTACGAAACGCTCCAGGGCGAGTCACTCGTCAACTATCAGAGTGCGGAAACGGTCGGCCCGATCCAGGTGGGTAAGGGTGTCCGGGTCGCCAACGTGCTCCGCCTTCACCAGCAGGGCACCCTGGCTGAAACGGGTCGCCCCTTCGATCTCGGCATCGAGGGCGACGGTTTCTTTCAGGTGCAACGTCCCGACGGATCGTTGGGCTACACCCGCGACGGCAGCTTCACGCTGTCGAGCACCGGTGCCATGATCACCAGTGCCGGGTATCTCCTGCAGCCGGGCGTCACCATCCCGGCCGACGCCACCGAGGTCACCATCTCGGCCAACGGCATCGTGTCGGTGCGTACCGGCGAGGCGGGCGCTATGCCGGTCGAGGTGGGTCGGATCGAGCTGGCCCGATTTACCAACGTGACCGGGCTGGAAAGCCTGGGTGAGAATCTCTACGGCGAAACGGTCGCGAGCGGCCAGCCGGTGCTGGGCCAGGCGCAGGAAGGCGGCTTCGGCCGGATCGTGCAAGGCTCGCTCGAAGCGAGCAACGTCGAGATCGTGCTCGAAATGACGGATATGATCGCGGCCCAGCGCGCCTACGAAATCAATTCCAAGGCCATCCGGGCCACTGACGACATGATGCAGATCACCAATGATCTGGTTCGGTAG
- a CDS encoding flagellar hook-basal body protein: MNTFTGILTAAKTMSYYSRRQEITANNLANAGTAGFKADRLVAHRPGDYDSPVPVEATDHSQGSLRTTGRTLDIALEGRGYLTIETPWGDRLSRGGSLKLDGEGRLTTDEGYPVLGEQGSILLQGATIEIDPDGTVRSDGQPVDRLRLVVPNEGVTLMKEGSSRYVVPPTELTQAESVQVRQGQLEEANLNSIGGMVSLVEIQRAYAASATVLRTMDGVLGSVTRDIARV; encoded by the coding sequence ATGAACACGTTTACCGGGATACTGACCGCAGCCAAGACGATGTCGTATTACAGCCGCCGTCAGGAAATCACAGCCAACAACCTCGCCAACGCGGGCACTGCCGGTTTCAAAGCCGACCGGCTGGTCGCGCATCGACCGGGGGACTATGACTCGCCGGTTCCGGTCGAGGCGACCGACCATTCGCAGGGCAGCCTCCGGACCACCGGTCGGACCCTCGACATCGCTCTGGAAGGGCGCGGCTATCTGACCATCGAGACCCCCTGGGGCGATCGCTTGAGTCGGGGGGGCAGCCTCAAGCTGGATGGCGAGGGTCGCCTCACGACCGACGAAGGCTATCCCGTTCTTGGCGAGCAGGGGTCGATTCTGCTGCAGGGGGCCACGATCGAGATCGATCCGGACGGTACGGTGCGCAGCGACGGCCAGCCGGTCGATCGCCTCCGCCTGGTAGTGCCGAACGAGGGGGTCACCCTGATGAAAGAAGGCTCGTCCCGCTACGTCGTCCCACCGACGGAACTGACCCAGGCCGAGTCGGTTCAGGTCCGCCAGGGGCAGCTCGAGGAAGCCAATCTCAATTCGATCGGCGGGATGGTGTCGCTGGTTGAAATTCAGCGCGCCTACGCAGCCAGTGCAACGGTACTTCGGACCATGGACGGGGTGCTCGGGTCGGTGACCCGCGACATCGCCAGGGTCTAG
- a CDS encoding FliA/WhiG family RNA polymerase sigma factor: MTALTDALWQRYVTHRDPEARAQLLDQYLGLVHHSARDMATRVGHAVDFDDLLGAGTLGLVQALEGFDTTRGLAFSTYAMRRIRGAILDELRSRDWRPRSVRTKGRQLAAVVQALETKYGRPPGPEEVASAMGIELDTYFRMKEDVDGGIMVSLTGSVARGGDDALRLEETLADPETGAVVEEIGRQETLSRLKLAIRALPPRERTVLSLYYYEELNLKQIAEVLHVTESRISQIRTQALKRLRELPLVKEGGL, from the coding sequence ATGACGGCCTTGACCGACGCCCTCTGGCAACGGTACGTCACCCACCGGGATCCTGAGGCGCGGGCGCAGCTGCTCGACCAGTATCTCGGTCTGGTGCATCACAGCGCGCGCGACATGGCGACCCGGGTTGGCCACGCGGTTGATTTCGACGACCTGCTGGGCGCGGGTACCTTGGGCCTGGTTCAAGCGCTGGAGGGCTTCGATACCACTCGCGGCCTGGCGTTCAGTACTTACGCCATGCGGCGGATTCGGGGGGCAATTCTCGATGAGTTGCGCAGCCGCGACTGGCGGCCCCGAAGCGTCCGGACCAAGGGAAGGCAACTCGCGGCGGTCGTCCAGGCGCTCGAGACCAAGTACGGTCGCCCGCCCGGGCCGGAGGAAGTCGCCTCGGCAATGGGCATCGAACTCGACACCTACTTCCGGATGAAGGAAGACGTCGACGGCGGCATCATGGTCTCGCTCACCGGCTCGGTCGCGCGCGGGGGCGACGACGCTCTTCGCTTGGAGGAGACCCTCGCGGATCCCGAGACCGGCGCTGTCGTCGAGGAAATCGGGCGCCAGGAAACGCTGAGCCGGCTCAAACTCGCGATTCGCGCGTTGCCGCCACGAGAACGGACGGTGCTGTCGCTGTACTACTACGAGGAACTCAATCTGAAGCAGATCGCCGAGGTGCTCCACGTTACCGAATCGCGGATCAGTCAGATCCGGACTCAGGCGCTCAAGCGGTTGCGGGAACTACCGCTCGTCAAGGAGGGTGGATTGTGA
- a CDS encoding AAA family ATPase, which yields MNDQALQLRQMTAQVVVEAEPTPPKPVYVVGSGKGGVGKSVVAVLVAQAMAESGRRVLLVDGSQNLGHLHVLLGVAIDARLEQVLRGEVEPAQLVCQVSEGLWLLPSDSGAESLYALPAVDQARLHHRLLALYDDFDVVVVDAGPGVETAVRLATMGGTKLLVVTVPEVSALTDAYALIKLVHAQLPTLPIDVLVNRAVAPEEVDQAFDRLAIAADRFLGRTLQSVGGLTETGALRNTMRRPGGILSDPQLADLRREVRELAALLPAAESPAAVATGGTP from the coding sequence ATGAACGATCAAGCATTGCAGTTGAGGCAGATGACGGCACAGGTCGTCGTCGAGGCTGAGCCGACGCCGCCCAAGCCCGTCTACGTCGTCGGGAGCGGAAAGGGCGGCGTCGGGAAGTCGGTCGTGGCGGTGCTGGTGGCGCAAGCGATGGCTGAGTCTGGTCGTCGGGTGCTGCTGGTCGATGGCTCTCAAAACCTCGGGCACCTGCATGTGCTGCTTGGTGTAGCCATCGATGCCCGCCTGGAGCAGGTGTTGCGTGGAGAGGTCGAACCAGCGCAGCTCGTCTGCCAGGTGTCCGAAGGCCTCTGGCTGCTGCCGAGCGATTCCGGCGCCGAGTCGCTGTATGCCCTTCCGGCGGTCGACCAGGCCCGCTTGCACCATCGGCTGCTGGCGCTCTATGACGACTTCGATGTTGTCGTGGTCGATGCCGGCCCGGGCGTCGAAACCGCTGTGCGCCTGGCCACGATGGGTGGAACCAAGCTGCTCGTCGTCACGGTGCCCGAAGTGTCGGCACTGACCGACGCGTATGCGCTGATCAAGCTCGTTCATGCTCAGCTGCCGACCCTGCCGATCGATGTTCTGGTCAACCGCGCCGTAGCGCCTGAGGAGGTCGATCAGGCCTTCGATCGGTTGGCCATCGCGGCCGACCGGTTTCTCGGGCGGACGCTGCAGTCGGTCGGTGGGTTGACCGAAACGGGCGCCTTGCGGAATACCATGCGGCGGCCCGGCGGCATTCTCAGCGATCCGCAACTGGCCGACCTTCGTCGCGAGGTGCGCGAGCTCGCGGCCCTCTTGCCGGCGGCAGAGTCGCCTGCTGCGGTGGCAACTGGAGGGACACCATGA
- the flhA gene encoding flagellar biosynthesis protein FlhA: MTAPTLAGAPIRPQGGGMPSPGSAAAIKAPRATGAPPATGRASGGGLGAETYLAIGVVVIVALLIVPLAPVALDALLALNIGLSILILLVAVSSNDPLDFSVFPSVLLLVTLFRLGLTVSSTRLILSEAKAGRVIDAFGGFVIGGNYVVGLVIFLILVAINFMVITKGAGRIAEVAARFTLDAMPGRQMSIDADLSAGLIDETEARTRREEIARYSDFYGSMDGAAKFVRGDAAASLVITAVNLLGGFVIGVTQQDLSAMDSMTTYTRLTVGDGIVTQVPALIVSTAAGILVTYGANNPAMGMAMNRQLLRSPRVMFIAAGILAMFAVVPGLPAIPFLLLAAGASGTGWFARKANLEEAEADRRAGEDASPTSVGPAAAPIKDLLAVEPLEVEIGYALVPLVDEAQNGDLLKRISLTRQKLALELGIIVPSARIRDNIQLPATEYAIKLRGIRVAGGEVMPRFVLALDTSGGAAPIEGIQTTDPSFGMPAVWISPDLRIEAEASGYTVVEPATVLSTHLMETVREHAADLLTRQHTRELLDGVKESHPALVDDVVPGKLSLGAIHRVLQRLLREGLPIRDLVSILEALSDGADTTKDPETLTEHVRRAMGSIILQLFAQSDGSIRGITVGPRLEAALMQLFSPRPLREGGARTMDPDELTDALRRLNELVVSHRHDGHWPALIAPPSLRTGIRRLVEPVLPKLPVLSLGELPTQAPILSLATWELPRAS; this comes from the coding sequence ATGACCGCGCCGACACTGGCCGGCGCCCCGATTCGTCCGCAAGGCGGGGGAATGCCCTCGCCCGGAAGCGCTGCCGCAATCAAGGCGCCGCGGGCTACAGGCGCACCACCCGCGACCGGGCGCGCCAGCGGCGGCGGTCTGGGCGCCGAGACCTATCTCGCCATCGGCGTGGTGGTCATCGTTGCGCTCCTGATCGTGCCGCTGGCGCCGGTCGCGCTCGATGCGCTGCTGGCGCTCAACATCGGTCTGTCGATTCTGATTCTGCTGGTCGCGGTGTCGTCGAACGACCCGCTCGATTTCAGCGTCTTTCCGAGCGTGCTGCTCCTGGTCACGCTGTTCCGGCTTGGACTCACCGTCAGCAGTACGCGGCTGATTCTGAGTGAGGCAAAGGCCGGCCGCGTGATCGACGCGTTCGGTGGGTTCGTCATCGGCGGAAACTACGTTGTCGGCCTCGTCATCTTCCTGATTCTGGTCGCCATCAACTTCATGGTAATCACCAAGGGTGCCGGTCGCATCGCGGAAGTCGCGGCTCGGTTTACCCTCGATGCCATGCCAGGACGGCAGATGAGCATCGATGCAGACCTGTCGGCCGGGTTGATCGATGAGACCGAAGCGCGGACCCGCCGCGAAGAGATTGCCCGATACTCCGACTTCTACGGGTCGATGGACGGCGCCGCGAAGTTCGTTCGGGGCGATGCGGCCGCCAGCCTGGTCATCACGGCTGTCAATCTGCTGGGCGGTTTCGTCATCGGTGTGACTCAGCAGGATCTGTCCGCGATGGACTCGATGACGACCTACACTCGGCTCACGGTCGGCGACGGTATCGTCACCCAGGTTCCCGCACTGATCGTCAGTACGGCGGCCGGTATCCTCGTGACCTACGGCGCCAACAATCCGGCGATGGGCATGGCGATGAACCGCCAGCTGCTTCGTTCGCCGCGTGTCATGTTCATTGCCGCGGGCATTCTCGCCATGTTTGCCGTGGTGCCGGGACTGCCGGCTATACCGTTCCTGCTGCTGGCCGCTGGCGCCAGCGGAACCGGTTGGTTTGCCCGGAAGGCGAATCTGGAGGAGGCCGAAGCTGATCGCCGCGCCGGGGAGGATGCCTCGCCCACCTCCGTTGGTCCGGCCGCAGCGCCCATCAAGGATCTGCTGGCAGTCGAGCCGCTTGAGGTGGAGATCGGCTACGCACTGGTTCCGCTCGTCGACGAGGCGCAAAATGGTGACCTGCTCAAGCGCATCTCGCTGACCCGCCAGAAGCTGGCACTCGAGCTCGGCATCATCGTGCCCTCCGCCAGAATCCGCGACAACATCCAGCTGCCGGCAACGGAGTACGCCATCAAGCTGCGAGGCATTCGGGTAGCCGGCGGCGAGGTCATGCCGCGATTCGTGCTGGCCCTCGATACCAGCGGGGGCGCCGCCCCCATCGAGGGTATTCAGACGACCGATCCGAGCTTTGGCATGCCGGCCGTCTGGATCTCGCCCGACCTCCGCATCGAGGCCGAAGCAAGCGGGTATACCGTGGTCGAGCCGGCAACCGTCCTGTCGACCCATCTGATGGAGACGGTGCGCGAACACGCAGCCGATCTGCTGACTCGGCAGCACACCCGCGAACTGCTCGACGGCGTCAAGGAAAGCCATCCGGCGCTCGTCGACGATGTCGTACCAGGCAAGCTGTCGCTTGGAGCCATCCATCGTGTGCTGCAGCGCCTGCTGCGCGAGGGCCTGCCGATTCGCGACCTGGTCAGCATCCTCGAAGCACTCTCGGACGGTGCCGACACCACCAAGGATCCCGAGACCCTGACCGAACACGTGCGCCGGGCAATGGGGTCGATCATCCTGCAGCTCTTTGCGCAGAGCGACGGCAGCATCCGCGGGATCACGGTGGGGCCCAGGCTCGAAGCCGCCCTGATGCAGCTGTTCAGTCCGCGTCCGCTTCGTGAGGGCGGGGCGCGGACCATGGATCCCGACGAACTGACCGACGCGTTGCGCCGTCTCAACGAACTCGTTGTGTCGCATCGCCATGACGGACATTGGCCGGCGCTGATCGCGCCGCCGAGCCTCCGCACCGGAATCCGGCGGCTGGTAGAGCCGGTCTTGCCCAAGCTTCCGGTGCTGTCGCTCGGTGAGCTGCCGACGCAGGCCCCGATTCTGAGTCTCGCTACCTGGGAGTTGCCCCGTGCCAGTTAA
- the flhB gene encoding flagellar biosynthesis protein FlhB, whose product MAEDEGSDNKTEAPTPRRREKAREDGQVAKSMELSASVMLLAGAAMLATFAGNFMSRGIIDIFRTGPTWITSEQPSFLGAVALIRIVVLRMAAMLAPLGIGLAVVAVAVGVLQSRGVVSWKPTAPDLSRINPIKGFGRIFGAEALINLVKSTLKLVVLGLVGYLVFRAAWPHFIGLVDETPREIGNVIGSAAFRLSATIALAFLAIGVLDYGVQFYRMEQKLKMARHEVIQEHREQEGDPHIKARIRQLGRQRTRQRMLSQVAKADVVITNPTHIAVALKYDPSVSGAPMVLAMGQRKLAERIKQIAKQSGVPTIENKPLARALLATAVVGAPIPPALYVAIAEILAFVYRTRRKMPSALAPTERSRT is encoded by the coding sequence ATGGCCGAGGACGAGGGCTCAGACAACAAAACCGAAGCGCCAACACCGAGGCGCCGAGAGAAGGCGCGCGAAGACGGCCAGGTTGCCAAGAGCATGGAGCTGAGCGCCTCTGTGATGCTGCTGGCCGGGGCCGCGATGCTGGCAACCTTTGCCGGCAATTTCATGAGTCGGGGCATCATTGACATCTTCCGCACCGGCCCGACCTGGATCACATCCGAACAGCCGAGTTTTCTTGGCGCCGTGGCCCTGATCCGGATCGTAGTGCTGCGGATGGCGGCGATGCTGGCTCCGCTCGGCATCGGCCTGGCCGTCGTAGCGGTTGCCGTGGGTGTACTGCAGTCGCGCGGCGTGGTCTCATGGAAGCCAACGGCGCCTGATCTGTCACGCATCAATCCGATCAAGGGTTTCGGCCGCATCTTCGGCGCCGAGGCGCTGATCAATCTGGTAAAGTCCACCCTCAAACTGGTTGTCCTGGGTCTCGTCGGCTACCTCGTCTTTCGTGCGGCCTGGCCGCACTTCATTGGCCTGGTCGACGAAACGCCGCGGGAAATCGGGAACGTCATCGGCTCCGCCGCCTTTCGGCTCAGCGCGACGATCGCGCTAGCCTTTCTCGCCATCGGTGTGCTCGACTACGGCGTCCAGTTCTACCGAATGGAACAGAAGCTCAAGATGGCGCGGCATGAGGTTATTCAGGAGCACCGCGAGCAGGAGGGCGACCCGCACATCAAGGCGCGGATCCGTCAACTCGGTCGGCAGCGGACTCGGCAGCGGATGCTTTCACAGGTGGCCAAGGCCGACGTGGTCATCACTAACCCGACCCACATTGCCGTCGCGCTGAAGTACGACCCCAGCGTCTCTGGTGCGCCGATGGTGCTCGCCATGGGACAGCGCAAGTTGGCTGAGCGCATCAAACAGATTGCCAAACAGTCTGGGGTGCCAACCATAGAGAACAAGCCGTTGGCCCGAGCACTGCTGGCAACGGCCGTCGTCGGGGCCCCCATTCCGCCCGCTCTGTACGTGGCGATCGCGGAGATCCTGGCGTTCGTGTATCGGACCCGGCGCAAGATGCCAAGCGCATTGGCGCCGACTGAACGGAGCCGCACATGA
- a CDS encoding flagellar biosynthetic protein FliR: protein MDAAATSLFAPGVWPSFVLISARISGLMILSPFWSLVSIPRPSKGALIVVLAAILTPLAGTVPFPDRVLSIPMPLMMEFTIGLVIGLCAAVVAHALMLASEVISMQTGLSLGQVLTPNLETGGPALSQLYWLLGLAVFVGIDGPTVMLQALARSIVDYPPGSSSITFTEGPMAVLNLTGSVFRYAIQICAPVMVALTLANLLMAILSRAVPQLNAMAMAFGVTLSIGLLMIGLSLSLVVRALTKWYATSIGSADGLLNLMIRSGAQ from the coding sequence ATGGACGCCGCGGCGACCAGCCTCTTTGCACCGGGTGTCTGGCCCTCCTTCGTGCTGATCTCAGCGCGGATCTCCGGCCTGATGATCCTGTCGCCGTTCTGGTCGCTGGTTTCGATTCCACGGCCCAGCAAGGGCGCGTTGATCGTGGTGCTGGCGGCGATTCTGACGCCACTGGCCGGGACCGTGCCGTTTCCTGATCGGGTGCTGAGCATCCCGATGCCGCTCATGATGGAGTTCACCATCGGTCTGGTGATCGGTCTGTGCGCCGCGGTGGTTGCGCATGCGCTGATGCTCGCGAGCGAAGTCATCTCGATGCAGACAGGTCTTTCACTCGGCCAGGTGCTGACACCGAATCTCGAAACCGGCGGTCCGGCACTGAGCCAGCTGTACTGGTTGCTTGGCCTGGCCGTGTTCGTCGGCATCGACGGGCCGACGGTCATGCTTCAAGCGCTGGCGCGGAGCATCGTCGATTATCCGCCCGGGTCGTCGTCGATCACGTTCACGGAGGGTCCGATGGCCGTGCTGAACCTGACGGGATCGGTCTTCCGGTATGCGATCCAGATTTGCGCACCAGTCATGGTGGCATTGACCCTGGCCAATCTTCTGATGGCGATCCTCAGCCGTGCCGTGCCGCAGCTCAATGCCATGGCCATGGCATTCGGTGTGACCCTGAGCATCGGGCTGCTGATGATCGGGCTGTCGCTGTCGCTGGTGGTCCGTGCTTTGACGAAGTGGTATGCGACCTCGATCGGCAGCGCCGATGGGTTGTTGAATCTGATGATCCGCAGCGGAGCTCAGTGA
- a CDS encoding flagellar biosynthetic protein FliQ, giving the protein MSAIQASELIRQAVMLTLVVAAPLLLSAMIVGLIVTLIQAVTQLQEQTLTFLPKLLTMAIMFVLTLPWMIRKLSEFVIVAIRSLPSVAS; this is encoded by the coding sequence ATGAGTGCGATTCAGGCGTCGGAGCTGATTCGGCAGGCCGTGATGCTGACACTGGTGGTGGCAGCACCGTTGCTGCTGTCAGCCATGATCGTCGGCTTGATCGTGACGCTGATCCAGGCCGTCACCCAGCTGCAGGAACAGACCCTCACCTTCCTGCCCAAGCTGCTGACCATGGCGATCATGTTCGTACTGACGCTGCCCTGGATGATCCGCAAGCTGAGCGAGTTCGTGATTGTGGCGATTCGCTCTCTGCCGTCGGTGGCGAGCTGA